In Manis pentadactyla isolate mManPen7 chromosome 11, mManPen7.hap1, whole genome shotgun sequence, one DNA window encodes the following:
- the WDR89 gene encoding WD repeat-containing protein 89 has product MEKIEEQFANLNIVKRSLRTKEPTYLLGIDTSKTVQADKGSLAAVLCSKGSIRIYDKERLNILREFSGYPGILNGVKFANSHDSVYSSCTDGTVKCWDARLASEKPVQLFKGYSSNIFISFDINCDDHVICAGTEKVDDDALLVFWDARINSQDLSTTKDPLGAYSETHSDDITQVCFHPSNPNMVVSGSTDGLVNVFDISVDNEEDALVTTCNSVSSVSHIGWAGKDYKQIYCMTHDEGFCWWDLNHLDTDEPITCLNIQNVREGINMKEDTLDYLIGGLYHEKMDRLFIVGGTNTGVIHLLSCSATGLVYMCSLQGGHSATVRSFCWNVQDESLLTGGEDEQLLLWKPGAVEKTLTKKGSMKIASSVYQRVRVHGNDSYKKRKKQ; this is encoded by the coding sequence ATGGAGAAGATTGAGGAACAATTTGCTAATCTGAACATTGTTAAACGTTCCTTGAGAACTAAAGAGCCTACTTATCTGCTTGGCATAGACACATCAAAGACAGTTCAGGCAGATAAAGGAAGCTTGGCTGCTGTTTTATGTTCTAAAGGATCCATcagaatatatgataaagaaaggTTAAACATACTACGAGAATTTAGTGGATATCCTGGAATTCTTAATGGAGTCAAATTTGCAAATTCTCATGACAGTGTATATTCATCTTGTACTGATGGCACTGTAAAATGTTGGGATGCTCGATTAGCCAGTGAAAAACCTGTCCAACTGTTCAAAGGTTACTCTTCCAATATTTTTATCAgttttgatatcaactgtgatgATCATGTCATTTGCGCTGGCACAGAAAAAGTTGATGATGATGCATTGTTGGTATTTTGGGATGCAAGAATTAATTCTCAGGATTTGTCTACTACTAAAGATCCACTTGGTGCATATTCAGAGACACATAGTGATGATATCACTCAAGTATGTTTCCATCCCAGCAATCCCAACATGGTAGTCTCAGGTTCAACTGATGGCCTGGTAAATGTATTTGATATTAGTGTTGATAATGAAGAAGATGCACTGGTCACAACTTGTAACTCTGTTTCCTCAGTAAGCCATATTGGTTGGGCTGGGAAAGATTATAAACAGATTTACTGCATGACACACGATGAAGGATTTTGTTGGTGGGATCTTAATCATCTGGATACTGATGAACCAATTACATGTTTAAACATCCAGAATGTCAGAGAAGGAATTAATATGAAAGAAGATACATTAGATTATTTGATTGGCGGCCTGTATCATGAGAAGATGGACAGACTGTTTATAGTTGGAGGGACAAACACAGGAGTCATTCACTTGCTGAGCTGCAGTGCAACAGGGCTGGTCTACATGTGCAGCCTCCAGGGAGGGCATTCCGCAACAGTCCGTTCTTTCTGTTGGAATGTGCAGGATGAGTCTTTGCTAACCGGCGGAGAAGATGAACAGTTGTTACTGTGGAAACCTGGAGCAGTAGAGAAGACACTTACAAAGAAAGGCAGCATGAAAATAGCATCCTCTGTGTACCAGCGAGTTCGAGTTCATGGTAATGATTcttacaagaaaaggaaaaagcagtgA